One Novosphingobium sp. G106 DNA segment encodes these proteins:
- a CDS encoding antibiotic biosynthesis monooxygenase family protein, producing the protein MAMFLAVFRNRKHPNIDAKAYAADADRMEALARSQPGFLSFKSYTAEDGEVVAISEWSSEAAVHAWGSHPDHAKIQRRGRADYYQDYTLFSCDSPRVHRFERPDT; encoded by the coding sequence ATGGCCATGTTCCTGGCCGTCTTCCGCAACCGCAAGCATCCGAATATCGACGCGAAGGCCTATGCCGCCGACGCCGACCGCATGGAGGCCCTGGCGCGCAGCCAGCCCGGCTTCCTATCGTTCAAGAGCTACACCGCCGAAGATGGCGAGGTCGTGGCCATTTCGGAATGGTCGAGCGAGGCGGCGGTCCACGCCTGGGGCAGCCATCCCGATCACGCGAAGATCCAGCGCCGCGGCCGGGCTGACTATTATCAGGACTACACGCTGTTCTCCTGCGACAGCCCGCGCGTCCACCGCTTCGAAAGGCCCGATACGTGA
- a CDS encoding ArsC family reductase, which translates to MSVTLYGIPNCDTVKKARTWLDAKGIAYTFHDYKKQGTDSARISGWVDKAGWEKVLNRAGTTFKKLPDADKDGIDAAKAVKVMAANPSAIKRPVVEYPGGLLVGFKEAEWEAAF; encoded by the coding sequence GTGAGCGTTACCCTCTACGGCATTCCCAACTGCGACACGGTCAAGAAGGCCCGAACCTGGCTCGACGCCAAGGGCATCGCCTACACCTTTCACGACTACAAGAAGCAGGGCACGGACTCGGCGCGGATTTCCGGTTGGGTGGACAAGGCCGGCTGGGAAAAAGTGCTCAACCGTGCGGGCACGACTTTCAAGAAACTGCCCGACGCGGACAAGGACGGCATTGATGCTGCCAAGGCGGTCAAAGTGATGGCGGCCAACCCCAGCGCGATCAAGCGGCCCGTGGTCGAATATCCGGGCGGGCTGCTGGTGGGCTTCAAGGAAGCGGAATGGGAAGCCGCGTTCTGA
- a CDS encoding ImuA family protein, which produces MRLDLPLFTSQPTAPQPMGLVPLGEPRLDNALDGGLRADGLHEFHAADPIDVAGALGFALLVARLRRDLDARPLIWARQDDALGLPYGPGLVELGVDPDAVTLLALRDGKALLRAGLDCVRDGAAAAVLLELHGKQPLLDLTATRRLALAGAESETMVLLTRSAAPPAPSAAHTRWQVAAAPSQPLAASAPGFPAFALTLLRRRGGGEGLSITLEWNRDTVSFREALVRNPAPLPGTLPALAAGGAAGP; this is translated from the coding sequence ATGCGACTCGATCTGCCTTTGTTCACTTCGCAGCCGACGGCACCGCAGCCCATGGGGCTCGTTCCGCTCGGCGAGCCGCGGCTGGACAACGCCCTCGACGGCGGGCTGCGCGCCGATGGTCTACACGAATTCCATGCAGCCGATCCGATCGATGTCGCTGGCGCTCTAGGCTTCGCCCTGCTGGTCGCCCGGCTGCGGCGCGATCTCGACGCCCGGCCGCTGATCTGGGCGCGGCAGGACGACGCACTTGGCCTGCCCTACGGCCCCGGGCTCGTCGAACTAGGCGTCGATCCCGACGCCGTAACCTTGCTCGCACTCCGCGACGGCAAGGCTCTGCTGCGCGCGGGGTTAGACTGCGTGCGCGACGGCGCCGCCGCCGCAGTGCTGCTCGAACTGCATGGCAAGCAACCGCTGCTCGATCTTACGGCGACACGGCGGTTGGCGCTGGCCGGGGCTGAAAGCGAGACCATGGTGTTGCTCACCCGCTCCGCCGCCCCGCCAGCACCCAGCGCCGCACACACCCGTTGGCAGGTCGCCGCTGCGCCGTCACAGCCCTTGGCTGCTAGCGCTCCCGGCTTTCCCGCCTTCGCCCTCACCCTGCTACGCCGCCGCGGTGGGGGCGAGGGGCTTTCGATCACCCTGGAGTGGAACCGTGACACAGTCTCTTTTCGCGAAGCTCTCGTCAGAAACCCGGCGCCGCTACCTGGCACTCTACCTGCCCTGGCTGCCGGCGGAGCGGCTGGTCCGTGA
- a CDS encoding error-prone DNA polymerase — protein MNEPAFAELGAATNYSFLHGASQPSDMVGQASELHMTGIGIADRNTVAGVVRAHKALKDARENAKLAGITLPPFRLAVGARLVFVDGTPDILAYPTTRYGWGRLTRLLSRGNMRALKGDCILGIEDLLTFHQDLLLIVLPESTSTPQRPHPKPAEYFDDEPIPPLKLVQPPGLPPLLKRLVRHAPGRVWLGASMLRSGCDARHLTRLQTIARTAGVPLIATNDALYAAPENRQLHDVMACIREGTTIAEAGRQLEANGERHLKAPAEMARLFAACPEAIVETQRFLSRIAFTLDDLKYEYPHEPVPPGWKPLPYLIHLVKTAALARYGNPLPPKVRKLMADEFWLIRKQKYAYYFLTVYDLVRFARSQKPPILCQGRGSAANSIVCFLLGVTSVDPEKYDLLFSRFVSDERREPPDIDVDFEHERREEVMQYVFERYGRHRAGIAATVIHYRARSAVREIGKALGISEDVTARLSSTVWGSYASEYEKKRLTDAGFDPDNPEIGRLNHFVQQILKFPRHLSQHVGGYVLTEDRLDETVPIHHAAMDDRTFIEWDKDDIDTLGLMKVDVLALGMLTCIAKSFKLMKDHDLGEHSLEVDIDSTDEAVYDMLCKGESLGVFQVESRAQMNMLPRLKPRNLYDLTVQVAIVRPGPIEGDMVHPYLRRRCGEEAVEYPSPAPPHDPDELKGLLGYTFGVPIFQEQAMKLAITAAGFTPAEANKLRRAMATFRNVGTIHEFEGKMIEGMAKRGYPRDFAQRCYDQIKGFGSYGFPESHALSFARLVYVSASIKCHHPAVFTCSLLNSQPMGFYAPAQLVRDARENGVEVRPVDVNHSHWDCTLEPRDDDGALALRLGMRQVGGFRKEWAHAIAEAAPFASVEELARRGNLPQRGLRLLADADAFGSIAMDRRAALWEARRTPPDALPLFDYAQARELGEEPEIALPAMTLGEQIAADYQTTRLSLKQHPMAILRPVFARENILTCADLQKAKAGARVTVAGIVLVRQRPGKGNAIFVTLEDETGIANVIMWARQFERFRREVMASRLMQVEGELQRSREGVIHVMTSRIIDRTDVLGGLSELHDANPLLSRADEFLHPQHPRGREEPPPRTGGHPRNVRLLPKSRDFH, from the coding sequence ATGAACGAGCCCGCCTTCGCCGAACTGGGAGCGGCGACCAATTATTCGTTCCTCCATGGGGCCTCGCAACCGTCCGACATGGTCGGGCAAGCATCGGAACTGCACATGACGGGCATCGGGATCGCCGATCGCAACACCGTTGCCGGCGTGGTGCGGGCACACAAGGCTCTGAAGGACGCACGCGAAAACGCCAAGTTGGCGGGCATAACCTTACCCCCTTTCCGTCTTGCCGTCGGCGCACGGCTGGTCTTCGTCGATGGCACGCCCGACATCCTCGCCTACCCGACCACACGCTACGGCTGGGGCCGCCTCACCCGCCTGCTTTCGCGTGGCAACATGCGCGCACTGAAGGGCGACTGCATCCTGGGGATCGAGGATCTGCTGACCTTCCACCAGGACCTGCTCCTGATCGTCCTGCCCGAATCCACTTCGACCCCACAGCGGCCGCATCCCAAGCCGGCCGAATATTTCGACGACGAGCCGATTCCCCCTTTGAAGCTGGTCCAGCCTCCTGGCCTGCCGCCACTGCTCAAGCGGCTTGTGCGACACGCCCCGGGCCGCGTCTGGCTGGGGGCCTCAATGCTGCGCAGCGGTTGTGATGCACGCCACCTCACCCGGCTGCAGACCATTGCCAGAACCGCCGGGGTGCCGCTCATAGCCACCAACGACGCGCTCTATGCCGCCCCGGAAAACCGCCAGCTTCATGACGTGATGGCCTGTATCCGCGAGGGCACGACCATCGCCGAAGCCGGCAGGCAGCTCGAAGCCAATGGCGAGCGGCATTTGAAGGCGCCCGCCGAAATGGCGCGCCTCTTTGCCGCCTGCCCCGAAGCAATTGTCGAAACCCAGCGCTTCCTTTCGCGGATCGCCTTCACGCTCGACGATCTCAAATACGAATATCCGCACGAGCCGGTGCCTCCCGGCTGGAAACCGCTGCCTTACCTCATCCATCTGGTGAAGACTGCGGCATTGGCACGCTATGGCAACCCGCTACCACCCAAGGTGCGCAAGCTGATGGCCGACGAATTCTGGCTGATCCGCAAGCAGAAATATGCCTACTACTTCCTCACGGTCTACGATCTGGTCCGCTTCGCACGGAGCCAGAAGCCGCCGATCCTCTGCCAGGGCCGGGGCAGCGCAGCCAATTCGATCGTCTGCTTCCTGCTCGGCGTCACTTCGGTCGATCCTGAAAAATACGACCTGCTGTTCTCACGCTTCGTTTCGGACGAACGCCGCGAGCCGCCCGACATCGACGTCGATTTCGAGCACGAGCGACGCGAGGAGGTCATGCAGTACGTCTTCGAACGCTACGGCCGCCACCGCGCCGGCATTGCCGCCACCGTGATCCACTATCGCGCACGCAGTGCGGTGCGCGAGATCGGCAAAGCACTGGGAATATCCGAGGACGTCACCGCGCGCCTGTCGAGCACGGTCTGGGGCAGCTATGCCTCGGAATACGAGAAGAAACGGCTGACAGACGCCGGCTTCGATCCCGACAATCCCGAGATCGGCCGGCTCAACCATTTCGTCCAGCAGATCCTCAAATTCCCGCGACATCTTTCGCAGCATGTCGGCGGCTATGTCCTGACCGAAGACCGGCTCGACGAAACCGTACCGATCCATCACGCCGCGATGGACGACCGCACTTTCATCGAATGGGACAAGGACGACATCGACACGCTCGGCCTGATGAAAGTCGACGTGCTGGCGCTGGGGATGCTGACCTGCATCGCCAAGAGCTTCAAGCTGATGAAGGATCACGATCTCGGCGAACACTCGCTGGAGGTCGACATCGATTCCACCGACGAGGCAGTCTACGACATGCTGTGCAAGGGCGAGAGCCTGGGCGTCTTCCAGGTCGAGAGCCGCGCGCAGATGAACATGCTGCCGCGGCTCAAACCGAGGAATCTCTACGACCTGACCGTGCAGGTAGCCATCGTCCGGCCCGGCCCGATCGAGGGTGATATGGTCCATCCTTATCTGCGACGGCGCTGCGGTGAGGAGGCGGTCGAATATCCCTCACCCGCACCACCACACGATCCCGACGAACTGAAAGGTTTGCTCGGCTACACCTTCGGCGTGCCGATCTTCCAGGAACAGGCGATGAAGCTGGCGATCACCGCCGCGGGCTTCACTCCCGCCGAAGCGAACAAGCTGCGCCGCGCCATGGCGACCTTCCGCAATGTCGGCACGATCCACGAGTTCGAAGGCAAGATGATCGAAGGCATGGCCAAACGCGGCTATCCGCGCGACTTCGCCCAGCGCTGCTACGACCAGATCAAGGGTTTCGGCTCCTACGGCTTTCCCGAAAGCCACGCGCTGTCCTTCGCCCGGCTCGTCTACGTCTCGGCCTCGATCAAGTGCCACCATCCGGCGGTGTTCACCTGCTCGCTGCTCAATTCGCAGCCGATGGGTTTCTATGCCCCGGCACAGCTCGTCCGCGATGCGCGGGAGAACGGCGTCGAGGTCCGCCCCGTCGACGTGAACCATTCACATTGGGACTGCACGCTCGAACCGCGCGACGACGACGGTGCGCTCGCGCTGCGGCTGGGCATGCGGCAGGTCGGCGGCTTCCGTAAGGAATGGGCCCATGCCATCGCCGAGGCCGCACCTTTCGCCAGCGTCGAGGAATTGGCGCGGCGCGGTAACCTGCCGCAGCGCGGGCTGCGTCTGCTCGCGGATGCCGATGCCTTCGGCTCGATCGCCATGGACCGCCGCGCGGCATTGTGGGAGGCAAGGCGGACACCGCCCGATGCACTGCCGCTGTTCGACTATGCCCAAGCGCGTGAACTGGGTGAGGAACCCGAGATCGCGCTGCCCGCGATGACCTTGGGCGAGCAGATCGCGGCCGATTACCAGACCACGCGGCTCTCGTTGAAGCAGCATCCGATGGCGATCCTGCGCCCGGTCTTCGCGCGCGAGAATATCCTCACCTGCGCCGATCTGCAGAAGGCGAAGGCCGGGGCGCGGGTCACTGTCGCCGGAATTGTGCTGGTCCGCCAGCGGCCGGGCAAGGGCAATGCGATCTTCGTCACGCTCGAGGACGAGACCGGCATCGCCAACGTCATTATGTGGGCGCGCCAGTTCGAGCGCTTCCGTCGCGAGGTGATGGCCTCTCGCCTGATGCAGGTCGAAGGTGAGCTACAACGCAGCCGCGAGGGGGTGATCCACGTGATGACCAGCCGCATCATCGACCGTACCGATGTGCTCGGCGGCCTATCCGAGCTGCACGACGCCAACCCGCTGCTCAGCCGCGCCGACGAATTCCTCCACCCACAGCACCCGCGCGGCCGCGAGGAACCGCCGCCGCGCACCGGAGGACATCCGCGCAACGTGCGGCTGCTACCCAAGTCGCGCGACTTTCACTGA
- a CDS encoding DNA polymerase Y family protein, translating into MTQSLFAKLSSETRRRYLALYLPWLPAERLVREGRAPTGQPFVLIEKQRGALRIAALNPEALRLGLEVGQALADARGCVPELAAFPHDPDGDLAFLDRLSRRCDDYTPSVQLDPPQGVVLDVTGCAHLRGGEDALRDSLAAEIAAKGLTVHAALADTVPAARALVRYGGDSVEALPIAALEVEPETRHALGRAGFRRIGDLVPLPRKVLAARFGAALTTQLARLLAEEDAHLVPQPWQDAVFAEQRFAEPIGRSDDVLEVIEMLLERAALQLAERGEGGRRFVARLHRSDGHVARLEVETGAPTRDPALVQRLLRERIDSLADPLDPGFGYDSVDLAVPHSEALAEAQAPLEAERRRPGEIGPLLDRLAVRHGPARVRRFAAGNSHMPERAGKLWPLDVKKKTSSWLEVSETEPPLRPLVLLDPPQKVRVMDSIPDGPPRQFTWKNKAHRVLYQEGPERIAAEWWRRRGGHTDNPGLTRDYYRVEDETGHRFWLFRHGLYGAEAEHPDWYVHGLFP; encoded by the coding sequence GTGACACAGTCTCTTTTCGCGAAGCTCTCGTCAGAAACCCGGCGCCGCTACCTGGCACTCTACCTGCCCTGGCTGCCGGCGGAGCGGCTGGTCCGTGAAGGGCGCGCGCCGACCGGCCAGCCTTTCGTACTGATCGAGAAGCAGCGCGGGGCGTTGCGCATCGCCGCGCTCAATCCTGAGGCGCTGCGGCTTGGACTGGAGGTGGGTCAGGCGCTCGCCGACGCGCGCGGCTGCGTACCCGAACTCGCGGCCTTCCCGCACGATCCGGACGGCGATCTCGCCTTCCTCGACCGGCTCTCACGACGCTGCGACGATTACACGCCCAGTGTCCAACTCGATCCGCCGCAGGGCGTCGTCCTCGACGTCACCGGCTGCGCGCATCTGCGTGGCGGCGAGGATGCGCTGCGCGACAGTCTCGCCGCTGAGATCGCGGCAAAGGGCCTGACCGTCCACGCCGCCCTTGCCGACACCGTGCCCGCGGCTCGTGCGCTCGTCCGCTATGGTGGCGACAGCGTGGAGGCGCTGCCCATCGCTGCGCTGGAGGTCGAGCCCGAGACGCGGCACGCCCTGGGCCGCGCAGGCTTTCGCAGGATCGGCGATCTCGTGCCCCTGCCACGCAAGGTGCTCGCCGCTCGCTTCGGCGCTGCGCTGACCACACAGCTCGCACGGCTGCTAGCGGAGGAGGACGCGCATCTCGTGCCCCAGCCCTGGCAGGACGCGGTCTTTGCCGAACAGCGCTTCGCCGAGCCGATCGGCCGCAGCGACGACGTGCTCGAAGTGATCGAGATGCTGCTCGAACGCGCTGCCCTGCAGCTTGCCGAGCGCGGCGAAGGCGGCCGCCGTTTCGTCGCCCGGCTGCACCGCAGCGACGGCCATGTCGCGCGGCTGGAAGTCGAGACCGGCGCGCCGACCCGCGATCCCGCGCTGGTCCAGCGCCTCCTGCGCGAACGGATCGACAGCCTCGCCGACCCACTCGATCCGGGCTTCGGCTACGACAGCGTGGACCTTGCGGTACCGCACAGCGAAGCCCTGGCCGAAGCGCAAGCACCACTCGAAGCCGAGCGGCGGCGGCCGGGCGAGATCGGTCCGCTGCTCGATCGGCTGGCCGTGCGCCACGGCCCGGCCCGCGTGCGCCGCTTCGCGGCGGGCAACAGCCACATGCCCGAAAGGGCCGGAAAATTATGGCCTCTTGACGTCAAGAAGAAAACCTCAAGCTGGCTTGAGGTCAGCGAAACCGAGCCGCCGCTACGCCCGCTAGTGCTGCTCGACCCGCCACAGAAGGTCAGGGTGATGGACTCCATCCCCGACGGCCCGCCGCGACAGTTCACCTGGAAAAACAAGGCGCACCGCGTCCTGTACCAGGAAGGCCCCGAACGGATCGCCGCCGAATGGTGGCGCCGCCGCGGTGGGCATACCGACAACCCCGGCCTCACCCGCGACTACTACCGCGTCGAGGACGAGACCGGCCACCGCTTCTGGCTGTTCCGCCACGGCCTCTACGGCGCGGAAGCCGAACACCCCGACTGGTACGTCCACGGCCTGTTCCCATGA